The proteins below come from a single Eriocheir sinensis breed Jianghai 21 chromosome 11, ASM2467909v1, whole genome shotgun sequence genomic window:
- the LOC126997067 gene encoding NEDD4 family-interacting protein 1-like isoform X2: MVPLSEEDHSGSMSAPTAGDHGEEGAVGSGPPPDYSPRHGSSSTTSGSLEDIPPPKPDMHAPPPYEESDPGEAFEGHTVPTFPPDSPSDLQPPSYEEVQRLKALEAAEDYPLPLCHGGGPLGGGSGGAGGGSAMRVLRVSSLGGLDPETAEIAEEQLLGTDFMFFVAFAAAFVFNWVGFVLLLCFCHTVAGRTGALAGFGLSLAKWAVIVRHSTDLVADSNTWLLWLIMALGMLICMRAILQYVHAKREWHQVPHNSRHRFFLFY, encoded by the exons GTTCCACTATCAGAGGAGGACCACTCTGGGAGTATGTCAGCCCCCACGGCAGGTGACCATGGGGAAGAGGGAGCAGTGGGCAGCGGGCCGCCCCCAGACTACTCG CCTCGGCATGGCAGTAGCAGCACCACCTCGGGCAGCCTGGAGGACATCCCGCCACCCAAGCCGGACATGCACGCCCCACCCCCATATGAAGAGTCGGACCCTGGGGAGGCTTTTGAAGGCCACACCGTCCCCACTTTCCCCCCAGACTCCCCATCAGACCTGCAGCCCCCGAGTTATGAAGAGGTGCAGCGGCTGAAGGCTCTGGAGGCTGCCGAAGACTACCCCCTACCACTGTGTCAT GGTGGTGGACCCTTGGGCGGGGGCAGTGGCGGCGCCGGGGGTGGAAGTGCCATGCGGGTGCTGCGGGTGTCCTCACTGGGTGGCCTGGACCCTGAGACAGCAGAGATTGCTGAAGAACAATTGCTTGGCACAGACTTCATGTTCTTTGTGGCCTTTGCTG CTGCATTTGTCTTCAACTGGGTGGGCTTTGTGCTGCTGCTGTGCTTCTGCCACACAGTTGCTGGTCGCACCGGGGCGCTGGCTGGCTTCGGCCTATCCCTGGCCAAGTGGGCAGTGATTGTGAGGCACTCCACAGACCTGGTGGCAGACTCCAACACCTGGCTGTTGTGGCTCATCATGGCCCTTG GCATGTTGATCTGCATGAGGGCCATCCTCCAGTATGTCCATGCCAAGAGGGAGTGGCACCAGGTCCCCCACAACTCCCGAcatcgcttcttcctcttctactga
- the LOC126997067 gene encoding NEDD4 family-interacting protein 1-like isoform X1, giving the protein MPSSIRYQPVPLSEEDHSGSMSAPTAGDHGEEGAVGSGPPPDYSPRHGSSSTTSGSLEDIPPPKPDMHAPPPYEESDPGEAFEGHTVPTFPPDSPSDLQPPSYEEVQRLKALEAAEDYPLPLCHGGGPLGGGSGGAGGGSAMRVLRVSSLGGLDPETAEIAEEQLLGTDFMFFVAFAAAFVFNWVGFVLLLCFCHTVAGRTGALAGFGLSLAKWAVIVRHSTDLVADSNTWLLWLIMALGMLICMRAILQYVHAKREWHQVPHNSRHRFFLFY; this is encoded by the exons GTTCCACTATCAGAGGAGGACCACTCTGGGAGTATGTCAGCCCCCACGGCAGGTGACCATGGGGAAGAGGGAGCAGTGGGCAGCGGGCCGCCCCCAGACTACTCG CCTCGGCATGGCAGTAGCAGCACCACCTCGGGCAGCCTGGAGGACATCCCGCCACCCAAGCCGGACATGCACGCCCCACCCCCATATGAAGAGTCGGACCCTGGGGAGGCTTTTGAAGGCCACACCGTCCCCACTTTCCCCCCAGACTCCCCATCAGACCTGCAGCCCCCGAGTTATGAAGAGGTGCAGCGGCTGAAGGCTCTGGAGGCTGCCGAAGACTACCCCCTACCACTGTGTCAT GGTGGTGGACCCTTGGGCGGGGGCAGTGGCGGCGCCGGGGGTGGAAGTGCCATGCGGGTGCTGCGGGTGTCCTCACTGGGTGGCCTGGACCCTGAGACAGCAGAGATTGCTGAAGAACAATTGCTTGGCACAGACTTCATGTTCTTTGTGGCCTTTGCTG CTGCATTTGTCTTCAACTGGGTGGGCTTTGTGCTGCTGCTGTGCTTCTGCCACACAGTTGCTGGTCGCACCGGGGCGCTGGCTGGCTTCGGCCTATCCCTGGCCAAGTGGGCAGTGATTGTGAGGCACTCCACAGACCTGGTGGCAGACTCCAACACCTGGCTGTTGTGGCTCATCATGGCCCTTG GCATGTTGATCTGCATGAGGGCCATCCTCCAGTATGTCCATGCCAAGAGGGAGTGGCACCAGGTCCCCCACAACTCCCGAcatcgcttcttcctcttctactga
- the LOC126997067 gene encoding NEDD4 family-interacting protein 1-like isoform X3 codes for MSAPTAGDHGEEGAVGSGPPPDYSPRHGSSSTTSGSLEDIPPPKPDMHAPPPYEESDPGEAFEGHTVPTFPPDSPSDLQPPSYEEVQRLKALEAAEDYPLPLCHGGGPLGGGSGGAGGGSAMRVLRVSSLGGLDPETAEIAEEQLLGTDFMFFVAFAAAFVFNWVGFVLLLCFCHTVAGRTGALAGFGLSLAKWAVIVRHSTDLVADSNTWLLWLIMALGMLICMRAILQYVHAKREWHQVPHNSRHRFFLFY; via the exons ATGTCAGCCCCCACGGCAGGTGACCATGGGGAAGAGGGAGCAGTGGGCAGCGGGCCGCCCCCAGACTACTCG CCTCGGCATGGCAGTAGCAGCACCACCTCGGGCAGCCTGGAGGACATCCCGCCACCCAAGCCGGACATGCACGCCCCACCCCCATATGAAGAGTCGGACCCTGGGGAGGCTTTTGAAGGCCACACCGTCCCCACTTTCCCCCCAGACTCCCCATCAGACCTGCAGCCCCCGAGTTATGAAGAGGTGCAGCGGCTGAAGGCTCTGGAGGCTGCCGAAGACTACCCCCTACCACTGTGTCAT GGTGGTGGACCCTTGGGCGGGGGCAGTGGCGGCGCCGGGGGTGGAAGTGCCATGCGGGTGCTGCGGGTGTCCTCACTGGGTGGCCTGGACCCTGAGACAGCAGAGATTGCTGAAGAACAATTGCTTGGCACAGACTTCATGTTCTTTGTGGCCTTTGCTG CTGCATTTGTCTTCAACTGGGTGGGCTTTGTGCTGCTGCTGTGCTTCTGCCACACAGTTGCTGGTCGCACCGGGGCGCTGGCTGGCTTCGGCCTATCCCTGGCCAAGTGGGCAGTGATTGTGAGGCACTCCACAGACCTGGTGGCAGACTCCAACACCTGGCTGTTGTGGCTCATCATGGCCCTTG GCATGTTGATCTGCATGAGGGCCATCCTCCAGTATGTCCATGCCAAGAGGGAGTGGCACCAGGTCCCCCACAACTCCCGAcatcgcttcttcctcttctactga